The Miscanthus floridulus cultivar M001 chromosome 17, ASM1932011v1, whole genome shotgun sequence genome has a window encoding:
- the LOC136518089 gene encoding large ribosomal subunit protein eL18x-like, with protein sequence MGIDLVAGGRNKKTKHTAPKSDDVYLKLLVKLYRFLVRRTKSNFNAVILKRLFMSKTNCPPISLRRLVKFMEGKEEKNIAVIVGTVTDDKRIQEVPAMKVTALRFTETSRARIVNAGGECLTFDHLALCAPLGENMCPVCRLCPKCSPRIAQTFS encoded by the exons ATG GGTATCGACCTCGTCGCCGGCGGGAGGAACAAGAAGACCAAGCACACGGCGCCCAAGTCCGATGATGTCTACCTCAAGCTCCTCGTCAAG CTCTACCGTTTCTTGGTCAGGAGGACCAAGAGCAACTTCAACGCTGTCATCCTCAAGAGGCTCTTTATGAGCAAAACCAACTGCCCACCAATCTCCCTGCGACGCCTTGTCAAGTTCATGGAAGGAAAG GAGGAGAAGAACATTGCTGTGATTGTTGGTACAGTCACAGATGACAAGAGGATCCAAGAGGTTCCAGCAATGAAGGTTACTGCCCTAAGGTTCACTGAGACATCAAGGGCTAGGATTGTCAATGCTGGTGGGGAGTGCCTCACATTTGACCATCTTGCTCTCTGTGCTCCACTTGGCGAGAACATG TGTCCAGTGTGTAGGTTGTGTCCCAAGTGCTCTCCCAGAATAGCTCAAACCTTTTCCTAA